CTCATCAAATCCCCTCCTATTTATAACCATGTTATTTAATATTATTCTTATATAATAAATATTACCACTAAACCTAATATAACTCCATATCTCTTTAAAAAAATAAAGGCTAGGCAACGATGAAGGGAAAACCCTGCACTAATTACTCAACCTTTACTAAACTTTATTATCTGTTTTTATTTATTATTAAGTTAATGCCTTTTTTATTTTATCCAGTATAGCAAATACCTTTACTGAACACATATCCATTTTTTCGAGACCTTCCTCTGCTGCCATTATATCATTTTTTTGGTATGCAAGAACGGCTTCCTTTGCCACTTCATGTAGCTTCATATTTACTTTAGGCTATGTTTAATAACAGTGTTGATAATATGACAATTTTTAAGGGAAGCCAAAAATGGCTTCCCTTAATTCACATTTTATGAAAAATGCGTTGTAACTTAACTTCTATTTTGCCTTATCTACCAAGTTCAATTATATTCGCAATAAGTGACTTACATCTGCCGCAATTTTCTCCTGTACCTGCTCCTGTAGCTTCGCTAACCTTTTCTACAGTATCAGCACCATTTTTAACGGAATCAATCACAGTTTTAAGTGAAATTTTCTTGCAACCACAAACAGAAGAAAGGATTTGCGCAAGCTCACTTTTGCATCCTTCGCAAGTAGTGCAAACCCCTGTCTTTTTAACTAATTCTTCTACTGTTCTTGTACCTTCACACATTGCCTTTCTAATTGTTGAGTAATCAACACTATTTGTAATACAAATCATTCGGTTTCCTGCCATTTTAAATACGCTCCTTTAATCTTGAATATTTTAAAATAATGGTTTGTGAGAATGCTTTTTCATTCCATTGTAAATTATAACACTCTTTAATAAAATTGCACCGTAATATTTTACTATTGTGTCCGTATTTAATTATACAACATAGTAATGTAATTATTCGAATATTTAACAAAATTAAATATAAATTGCTTCCCTGATTTTAAAGTCTTTTAACTTTGTATCAGAATGAGATGTATGCGACTGGACTAATAAATGTTTGGTTTTTACAGTATCCTTCTCTGTATTAAAAAATTGTAACCATTTAAACATGTAGTTAGCAAGGTATTTTGTGGCTACGCTGTGAAAACTATACATCCATTCTTTTAGTTTACTATGAAAAGCATTTATGTGCTGTATATGGTAAATGCCTTCCTTATGCTTCCCACGTTTAATTTGTTGTAGTTCAACATCTGAATTTTGTGCAAATCTAATATAACTCTTGTGTGAATCAGTACAAAGGATAGATTCATCCTCAATCCTGCCTGTGAAGAGCCTTTCTAAATCTGTATGTTTCATTCTACCTTTACATATTAGTTCAGTCATAATATTTCCTACTCTATCAATGGCACATAGTAGATCTGTTCCTTTGATATACCTCTTTTTCTCTTTTCATCCTTACTGCTCCTACTGCCTTTAACCCCACGTTTATGAGGTTCTCGTGGCATTATAAAAGTAGTGCTTTTCTTATGATTTCCTTTAAAGGATTCTCTGAAAAATGCCTCGTCAACTTCTATAACTCCACCAACATTTCCAATACCCATATACACTCTGATAGCGTCTAAAAACTTATGCCTCCAATAAAAAGATGTAGGCACACTAATCTCGACTATCTCGGCACATTTTCTTATGGAATAACTATTTATCATACATTTAGAATATAATATCCACTTTTTAATATCTTTCTTACTGTTGTAACGGGGTGAACGTGTAAGGTCAGTAAAGGTCTTTCGGCAGGACTTACAGATATATCTTTGTTTGCCATTGAACTTGCCATTTCTTGATACTTCCTCATGCCACAGTGGGGGCAGACTTTTCCCTTGGAGAATCGGTTCTCTTTAACCTCGTTAGTAACTACGGTAGTAAAAGAACCTAATACAATAACTTCTTCAAGATAATTTAATATTTCTTCCTGTCCTGTTGTTCCTAAAGCCTCTATATCTTTCTTCACTGACGCTACACTTGGCATAATAAGACCTCCGTAATCCTTCATATAGTCTTATTACACCCAAATATTCAGAAAATATCAATTTTCAACATTTTTCTTAAACATAGCCTTACTTTAATATTAATATTGCTTATAATTTAAATTTTGAACTTGCTTACTTCATCAATCATTTCATTGGTCATACTGCTAAGTATTTGTGCTGCTGCTGCCACTTCTTGGGTAGCCGCGGTCATTTCCTCTGATGATGCTGCAATTTCCTCTGAAGAAGCTGAAACTTCAAGTGAAACTGCTGATACACCATCCACGCTACTCAAAATATTGTTTTTATCCCTATCTATGTCTTCAGCAGAAATTTTTACAGTTTCTATTTTAGGAATTACTTCATTCACTGATTCTATAATTTTTCTAAAAGATGTTATTGAACTGTTTATAATATTAACTTGGTTTATAAGTTCATCATCCATTTCCACAGAGTCTTGAACTATGACATCAGTATTTTTAGATATTACATTAATTAATTTACTAATACTCTCAGATGATAGCTTTGATTGTTCAGCAAGTTTTCTTATTTCATCTGCTACCACAGAAAATCCTCGTCCTGATTCCCCTGCTCTAGCTGCTTCTATAGCAGCATTCAGTGCTAATAAATTTGTTTGACCAGCAATATTATTTATTATATTAGTAATTTCATTTATTTCATTTATGTCTTTTGCAAGTCCAGTAATTTTACCGTTAAAGGTCTTGAATGAATCACTAACCTTTGTTACAGATTGATTTAATTTATTCATTTCACTGCTACTCTCATTTGCCATTGAACTGATTTCTCTAGAATTTGAATCTACAATCTTAATTTCACTAACCATCCCAGATAATTTATTGCTGAAATTATCAAGAATTTCTGTTACATTTATTAAATCCTCAGACTGTGTGCCTGTTCCTTCTGCAATTTGATTTATTGCTTCAGCCACATTTTGTGATGAGCTAGATATCTCTTCTGCAACTGAAGATAGATTCTCTGATTGCATATTAATATTTGAAGAATTATCTTTTATTCGATTAATCATTTGTCTTAGGGAATGTTGCATTGTTTGCATTGAACTTGTCATATCTCCAACTTCGTCCTTTAATGCTAAATACTTAGGAGAAACCTCTTCATTTAAAATACCCGTTGCTAATAAATCCAAAT
This DNA window, taken from Clostridium estertheticum, encodes the following:
- a CDS encoding (2Fe-2S)-binding protein; translated protein: MAGNRMICITNSVDYSTIRKAMCEGTRTVEELVKKTGVCTTCEGCKSELAQILSSVCGCKKISLKTVIDSVKNGADTVEKVSEATGAGTGENCGRCKSLIANIIELGR
- a CDS encoding methyl-accepting chemotaxis protein, whose translation is MKSIKAKLIVFLGLLIGVICIGLGTVSFMNSSKALTSNLGKTLPKIAVQSASNIQGIVEGQLSSLEVIAASNEIKDTKNLWENKMTILLEEVKRSGHIKMGIADKNGDVKYTVGKSVNVKERPYFQNALSGKNNVSDPLVSKADGSVVVVYAVPIKNNNEVVGVLIATRDGNKLSDLTNQVKFGETGNAFMIRKDGATIAHSNKDLVMKMYNPIEEAKKDVKLQSLANIEKKMVLGETGIDHFKYDGIDKYVGYAPVKGTQWSLAVVIAKTEVLSELDSLKISVMVSSILFLLIGLGIVYMIANNISKGIKSTSKHLDLLATGILNEEVSPKYLALKDEVGDMTSSMQTMQHSLRQMINRIKDNSSNINMQSENLSSVAEEISSSSQNVAEAINQIAEGTGTQSEDLINVTEILDNFSNKLSGMVSEIKIVDSNSREISSMANESSSEMNKLNQSVTKVSDSFKTFNGKITGLAKDINEINEITNIINNIAGQTNLLALNAAIEAARAGESGRGFSVVADEIRKLAEQSKLSSESISKLINVISKNTDVIVQDSVEMDDELINQVNIINSSITSFRKIIESVNEVIPKIETVKISAEDIDRDKNNILSSVDGVSAVSLEVSASSEEIAASSEEMTAATQEVAAAAQILSSMTNEMIDEVSKFKI